The DNA window CAATGGCAGGCTGCGTCAGTTGCCGGTCGACGTGGTCGATGTGAGTGGGTTGAGCGGGGTCGTAGTAGACAGTTGTCTGAGCGGTTGTCGGGCCGCTTGCCATCGTGTCGGGATAGTCGACAATGGAAGCCAGCCGCCCCTGCTCATCGTATCTGTACGTTATTGTCAGTTTAGACCCGTAGCCCGTTTGCGACGCCCGAACTACCCGATACTGCCGCAAGTCAGCGTCGTTGGCACAACAGCCAAACAGGGTGATTAGCAATAAGGCAGTTATGAGTTTAAACACGGAGGTATGGAGGTTTCACAGAGAACATAGAGAGGAGATAAGCACTGGATATTACTCTGTTATCTCCGTGAAATCTCCGTTTCTCTGTGTTTAAAAAATCACTTGCCCGCCCCCCCTGTCACATCGAGCCGGACAGTGCGCCCGATGGGCAGCGTCAGGTTATAATCGACGTGACCGGCTGGCAGGTCAAACAGCACCGGGTACTTATAATCGGCCACGACATCGGCGATGATTTCGTAGGCATCCTGCCCAAACGGCAGCGACGGATTCAGGCGCATATCGGTAAACTGTCCCACCACCAGCCCCGCCAGCTTCGCCAGCCGACCCGACCGGTGTAGCTGCCGCATCATCCGGTCGAGCGAGAACAGCGTTTCGTCAATATCTTCGATAAACAGCACCGTTCCGTCGTAGTCGATATCGGTCGGCGTACCGATGGAGTTAATCAGCATCGTCAGATTCCCCCCACGAGCGGCCCCGTTGCCTGACCCGTTCGGTTCAGCGAGTGTGACGCTATGGCATACTGATCCGGCAATTCACCAAACAGCCACTGCCGCAGCGATTCAAGCGAATCAGCCCGGTCGACATCGCCGAACTGCCGGGGCATGATACCGTGCAGACTGCCAACGCCATGCCGGTACAACAAACTCAAAAGGGCCGTAACATCGCTGAAGCCAACCAGCCATTTCGGGTGCCGGAGCAGGCCCGTCAGGTCGAGGTCGTCGGCGATGCGGTAGCAGCCGTAGCCCCCACGTGAGGCAAACACCGCCCGAACGGACGGGTCGTCGAACAGCCGTTGCAGGTCGGCACGGCGCAGGTCGTCGGAGCCCGCAAACGGCCCATCGGTCGCGTGCAGACTGTCGCCCTCGATCACGTTGAGTTGCCAGTCGTCGCGCAGGATGCGCAGGCCTTCGGTTAGTTCAGCATACGGCACCCGGCTCGCGGGCGACACCACCCCGACCGTATCGCCGGGACGTAAAAATGAGGGAATGAGCAAGGAAATGGGCGTTTACTGTTTAAGGTTCAAAGTCTAATGTTTAAAGTCACTGGCAACATCAACGTTGAACGTTAAACCTTATACATCAAACCTTAAACCCATCAATTCAACTCCGCCGGGGCGGTATCGTCTAGTTTGTCGAGGTCCAGCGCGACCATGCCGTGCTGGGCACTATCGAACATGGGCACAAATTTATAGCCCCACTGAATCTCGTCATATCGGTACGATGTCCGGCTGTGTACCTGCTGCGAAAAGGTGTCGTCCATAGCCCGGAACAGGATTAGAAACTCCGCGTCAGATTCAGCTAGTTCTTCTGGTGTACAACCGTAGAGCGGACTAGTCTCCGTTATTGGATGCACGAGCGTCCAGTTAGTGGGAAAAAACGCGACTTTATTCCGCTCCAGCTTCAGCCCATGATACCGCCGGTATCGGGTACCGTCGGGTTTGGTTTCCAGCCGCGACAATGACACTTCCATTTCGACGTCGATCAACTGGTTTGCCCGGTTATTGACCACCCGAAACATCCAGGCATTCACGTCAAGGTAAGGCGAGAAAACAGACTGTTTGGAGAAGCGTACGTGGGCCAGCGGACGGGAGAAACGTCCGTATAGCAGCCCCGTTACCAGGGCAAAGGATAGTAACCCGATCATCGACTCCATGGCCGCAACAATGCTGGATAGAAAATTGACCGGTGCAATGTGTCCGTAGCCTACCGTAGTCATGGTCTGCGAACTGAAAAAGAACGCTTTCCAGAACGAACCATAGGGCTCACCATTGACACTACTCTGTAGATTTTCGGCTCCTACCAGCAGATAAGTACCGGCAAAAACCCCATTCACAACAAAGTAAAAAACCAGTACCCACCCCAGAAAATGCCACCACGACATTGTAATCAGGCGATTGTACAGATTAATCCGATCCCAGAACCGCTCGTTGACCCGATTGATGTTGACGCTCCCGTTTTTGTTGACCAGCCGCGAGTAAGCGTCGTTGAGTTTCGTGCCAAAACCCAGATCCTGCCGCTGCTCTTCCTGCTGTACCAGTCGACTGTTGGCCCCGTGCAGTGCGGGTTCATCAGACGAGGGACGGATGTTTTTTTTCTGCTCCATAAACTAGTCAAATATAAAGGCAGACAGATTCGTAACCGGCTACAGGTTGTGGTAATGTTAAGCATTGTATCAGTGGGAACCCGCGCTTGTCACCCTCAGTTTATTTGCTGTTTGTCAGTTACTGTACAGCAGCCGCAACGACTTTCGACCTACCTATAGCACATATAAGTAGTTGTACTTAACTTCGCTACGGCATTACCGTTTGACTGCCTGCTTACCCCAACCTATGAACAAAATACTATCTCAGCGGATGATAAGTGTGGTTGTACCCGCTTTCAACGAAGAGGAAAATTTGCACGTTTTGGTTCAACGGCTCTCAGCAGTGCTTGAACCGTACGACTCGTATGAAATTTTGATCGTCGACGATGGCAGTTCCGATCAGACACGCTACGTCCTGCGGCAGCTTAGTCAGGAATACCCGGCGGTCCGGTTTCTGTCGTTCTCGCGCAACTTCGGCCACCAGATGGCCCTTCGGGCCGGTTACGACCACGCCCGTGGCGACGCCGTTATCTGCCTCGATGCCGACCTACAACACCCCCCCGAACTGATTCCGGCGCTGATCGACAAGTGGCACGAAGGATACGACGTGGTCTACACCGTGCGCCAGCCGGATCCCAATCTATCCTGGTTCAAACGCACCAGCTCGCGGAAATTTTACAGTATGCTCCGCAACGTGTCTGGGCTGGAAATCGAAGACGGCGCGGCCGACTTTCGCCTGCTCGACCGCAAAGTGGTCGACACGCTGAAGCAGTTCAAAGAAAACGATCTGTTTCTGCGCGGGGCCATTTCGTGGGTTGGGTTCCGGCAATGCCGTATCCTGTACCAGCCAGCCGCCCGCTACGCCGGTCGGTCGAAGTATTCGCTGCGCAAGATGATGCAACTGGCGGCAATGGGCATCACCTCATTCTCGACCAAGCCGCTGTACATGTCGGTGCTGCTCGGCTTCGGCATGTCGCTGCTTGCGCTGCTGTTCGGCGCCGAAGCGACCTACGAGTATTTCTTTACGGATGCTACCGTATCGGGCTGGACAACGCTCGTCGTGCTGTCGGTGCTCATCGGCGGGGTGCAGTTCATCATGATCGGCATTATCGGCGTATATTTGGGCAAAACGTTCGTCGAGGTCAAAAACAGACCCGCCTACATTATTGGCGATACGGACGAGATTGACGAAACGACTACATGGGTACAGCCGGACGA is part of the Spirosoma rhododendri genome and encodes:
- a CDS encoding ion channel produces the protein MEQKKNIRPSSDEPALHGANSRLVQQEEQRQDLGFGTKLNDAYSRLVNKNGSVNINRVNERFWDRINLYNRLITMSWWHFLGWVLVFYFVVNGVFAGTYLLVGAENLQSSVNGEPYGSFWKAFFFSSQTMTTVGYGHIAPVNFLSSIVAAMESMIGLLSFALVTGLLYGRFSRPLAHVRFSKQSVFSPYLDVNAWMFRVVNNRANQLIDVEMEVSLSRLETKPDGTRYRRYHGLKLERNKVAFFPTNWTLVHPITETSPLYGCTPEELAESDAEFLILFRAMDDTFSQQVHSRTSYRYDEIQWGYKFVPMFDSAQHGMVALDLDKLDDTAPAELN
- a CDS encoding glycosyltransferase family 2 protein encodes the protein MNKILSQRMISVVVPAFNEEENLHVLVQRLSAVLEPYDSYEILIVDDGSSDQTRYVLRQLSQEYPAVRFLSFSRNFGHQMALRAGYDHARGDAVICLDADLQHPPELIPALIDKWHEGYDVVYTVRQPDPNLSWFKRTSSRKFYSMLRNVSGLEIEDGAADFRLLDRKVVDTLKQFKENDLFLRGAISWVGFRQCRILYQPAARYAGRSKYSLRKMMQLAAMGITSFSTKPLYMSVLLGFGMSLLALLFGAEATYEYFFTDATVSGWTTLVVLSVLIGGVQFIMIGIIGVYLGKTFVEVKNRPAYIIGDTDEIDETTTWVQPDEADRKFYSPLT